A region of the Denticeps clupeoides chromosome 12, fDenClu1.1, whole genome shotgun sequence genome:
AAGAACCTAAAATTAAGCTAATATAGCCAAAGAAAGTCAAATGCTGTGCGTTTATACTTAAGAGGGTGACTgagatgctttttaaaaaattagtAGCGTATTTTCTACTTGCTGTTACTTTTTGTAACTTGCTATTTAATATCTTTATACTATTATCTTGTGTATAGAGCTGTTTTTCCCAACAAAATATACAAGCAACTTTCAGTTTGATGGTCAACAAACCaatatatgttttgttttttttttatctgttttaaaagtgtaaGTATAAGTGTAACTTTATTTATGGAAAAATGCAAAACTCACATGCCTTATACCAAGTCTGTTTTTACATGTTGCTCAGCACTTTCTCTGGCTGGTGTATTTATAAATACTATTTCATATTCGTTTTGGACGACTGAATGGGTTTGATGGTCTCATCCTCACGTTCTGACTGGTTTTAATTATGTACAGCCAGTTCTCtgtagttttatttaaaacccgGGGTTGAGGTACTCAATGCAAACGAGGTACGATGCAGCTTTAATTTCTTCCTATAAGTCATGCGTAATTTAAACTGTAATAGATTATTTCAGAATAGTCACATGTTTAAAAGTTTTGCCTTATGCATGGCTCTTTCTGAAGAGTGAATGCCTGTTTTATTTCCGTGTGGTAATGGCCTGCATTCATTTTTGAGTTGCTGGACTCATCTTGTTATTACTGTACTGTACCGGAgttattttattcaataaagtaaatattttaGTGACCAAGTTTGTGGACCGCTTACTTGCACGTATTTTtatgttcaatttttttttgttttttttttttaaatggccaaaTAAATGCCAATATTTATGGTCAGCAGTGAAACTGCTATTTTATTCTTCATgttcttcattttcatacacaactttttttgtccttgtttttggTTCCCTCAGCTGTCACTGCTGGGCAGAAACAGTGCTTGGGGCTGGGGGGAGGGGCCATTGAGCCGGTCCAGTTCATCGACCTGTGGGGTGGGTGTGGCTGCAGGGCGAACTGGCCCCTCTTCCAAAGTGGCTGTGAGGTTGGGTACGCTTTTGCTGCGGACACACTGGAAGTCCACATGGCGGCTTTTCCCCTCTTCCTTCTCCCAGGACAGCTGGATGAAAGGCCTCTGGACGTAGTTGtagatgacctctgacctcccgCCTGGGCGTCGCTTGACCTTCTCCTTGCAGGTGGGATACCCTGAGAGATAGCAGTGTTGGTGTAAAGTCAGGAAATTGGCTGCACATTAAAGGACCGAAAAGAGAAACGCGCCTCACCCTCTACACCAATGCGGATGTTCTTCAGGCCGCGTTCCTTCAGCAGCGCTTTGGCCACATCTCTGTTCTCTATGTACTTGAAGAACCGGTAGAGCCTTGTGCTGTACAGGACTGAGACAAAGTACCGTGACTTTTAGAACATTTTTGAAAAGGTTTCAGCTTTTTAGTAACCAGACGGTGAGCTGAAGTGCTCTTACTCTGGGAATACTCCTCTCCCATTGGAGGAGGGTTGTCCTGGTCCCAGTCGACAATATCGTCGTCCAGGAGCACGACAATGTGACATTCCCTCTCCCCCTCCTGAGCACTGGACACCATTGCCGGGACGACCAGCTCCTCCAGGAAGACCTCAAACTGCCGGCGAGCTCCGTCATTGGACAGTTCGTGCAGCAACGCGCCTGGAAACCAGCTGCTGTTAGTAAAGAGGGTCACAGGGGTCACGCGACCTGGGGGTCGACTCACTGAGGTCGCGGCACCGGACGGTGCTGTAGTCGAAGTTGATGCAGAGGTAGTCACACGCCTCCCTCAGCTCCGCCACCGGCACGCCCTCCGGGCACTGCAGCAGGCCGCCTCTGTAGAAGTCCTGTGGGAACAGAGACCTCCTCATCTCCCATCATGCCACAGCGGTGGAGCCTGGTGGGCCTCCGGACCACCTCCTTACCAAGATCACTCGGAATATGCTGGCACCGATGCCCTCGGCGACCTCGTACTCCCCCTTGGCGTTGGGACGCGTGAAGTTGTGCTGACGAGCCGGACCGAACATCCTGTTTTTACGCCGTCAGAATAAGAATTAAACGCCAGATATTCTATTTTGCGTCCTCTCTCAGCACGTCCCGCAGTTTACCTGCCCAGCATGGTGTCGGGGTGGGCAACGAACAGCGCTGGGTCCACAATGAAGTGAGTGCCGTCCACCACCAGGGTGACGCGCTCGCGGCGAGGGGTCAAGGGTCGCGGAGGATCCACGCCCCCTCGAGCCTCATCAAGGGTGACGGACGCCCCGCAGGCTGAAAAACACAGAGGAATCATCACGGACCGGTTCCCCTTTCATATGTTAAAACTGAGGTTTTAATCGCTCAGTCTTTATATGGCACAATGGAAGAAAACCTCGGAAAGGTAAGAACCCGGCCCAGTCTGGTTCAGAATACAGGTTGTGAGCCACAATAAGAAGAACACTGCGCTGAGAGAACCCTGTGCTGTTAGTCTGACCTGCATGTCTGGGACGGAATGAAGACGCTGCTATTTCCGCTCGGGATTCGCTGGATCCGCCGGATCCGCCGTCCTCCTCCATGCTGTTTACTGTCTGTTCTCCACTTCAGACCTGTGCTTAAAGGAGCAGAGGTCAGAATCCTGGGACATTCCAGCGCCACTGTGCACACATTAGCGCGCATACTGGtagggtggtagcctagcgggtaacacattcccctatggaccagaagacccaggttcaaatcccgcttactaccattgtgtcccagagcaagacacttaaccctgaactactgattgtaagttgctctggataagggcgtctggtaaatactgtaaatgtaatactgaATATGCTGTTCACAGATTTATTATCTTATGCAAAATGAGATAATAAATTTGGAGAAATTCAATATTGGCCCGACGGAGAGTTCACTGCATTGACAGGTCTGTGTATTTCAGGGAATATCACACTCTGCCTGCCCTGTTCGCCACGCTGCCCTCTAATCCGCTCTGGAATTTGGTGGGTAGGCCGGGAATCGTGGCCTCAGCCGCCTGCTAGAAATATATAACAACACGGCTGACGAAGAAATTGTACTTGTAAATTGAGACGCTGTTCTTCAGTGTTTCTACTGAACAGGCAACTTGCATTAAAGctctatataaatataatagaaatgcataaaaatgaaGACCCTCTTGTACCATGAACTATTAATTCAACACTCACTGCATATCTACTAAAAATTTGCCAAATCGTTAGCCTTGAATATATTACTGCCGTACTTCTGTATTATTCTTCAATAATCAAGCCGGTGACTTACCGCAGCACCTCCAGAGTCATTACAAAGAGATGTAAGCGATCTGCTGAGGTGAAGAACCATCTTTTGTGGCGGCAAACATCTCGGCGACTGGCCGCTGTGTTCCATACGGTTCCCTCTGGCGCCAGCGGATTAGCTCCTTAATCCAATTAGGAAGAAGTGGGGCTCACGTGAGGGAACTTCCTACCGGGCGCTCAGACAGATCCCGAGCTTGGATTATTCTTCCGTGAGTTCCACCGGTACTGGGTGAGCACGCCTGGGATTGTTCACTTTATCGACAACGTGATTCAACCCTGACATATGGAAAACACTTACCAAAGCAAATGCTGTCTCATGCGTTACTCTTTTTTCCGGCCATTGCCACTTCAGAAGGATACCCACTCCAAATGAatgatctttttattcattgtcatttttattggaTTCAGCAAATACTAAAAATTACAAACAATGCTTGTACTAGTGTTCAATCATGGCCGCTGAGTTTTGCCTTGTCTGGCTGGAAACTAAAAATCTAATCAGTACAGACAAATTCATATTGATGCCATAACAAACGAACATAACCATCAGGGACAAAAAATACCCACAAAACGACTCGTCATCTCCAGTTCTGTTCATTAGAACCTGGATGTGATAAATACCCGCCAGGTACGGAAAATCTGGCAAATTCCCACAAGGACATTGCAACCCTTCCCTTTCTCTCCACGGACAGTTCACCTTC
Encoded here:
- the kctd20 gene encoding BTB/POZ domain-containing protein KCTD20, with amino-acid sequence MEEDGGSGGSSESRAEIAASSFRPRHAACGASVTLDEARGGVDPPRPLTPRRERVTLVVDGTHFIVDPALFVAHPDTMLGRMFGPARQHNFTRPNAKGEYEVAEGIGASIFRVILDFYRGGLLQCPEGVPVAELREACDYLCINFDYSTVRCRDLSALLHELSNDGARRQFEVFLEELVVPAMVSSAQEGERECHIVVLLDDDIVDWDQDNPPPMGEEYSQILYSTRLYRFFKYIENRDVAKALLKERGLKNIRIGVEGYPTCKEKVKRRPGGRSEVIYNYVQRPFIQLSWEKEEGKSRHVDFQCVRSKSVPNLTATLEEGPVRPAATPTPQVDELDRLNGPSPQPQALFLPSSDS